A single window of Flavobacterium sp. 140616W15 DNA harbors:
- a CDS encoding ATP-dependent endonuclease: MKSFEKEKFYTILETRNRKNTMRLNMQIRKIKSIESLDIDLSIEKGLYAITGQNGSGKSTVVTSASSVFFNLPMHDYFGKTDEDASISFALNGATRAWTKKDGKWLQERNGFMDIKGFYEGSIIFGNRFRNTNFELLSKLDQINDSILENGSDFIRENLGIILHNNKNFYDKLLKLNGFKVKQTVKVNGDIFYYQKGIKRVSQFHMSTGENLLISVLNSINIRNSDRANLRKPCILFLDEIELALHPSSLKRLVFFLKEMSNQYNYAIYFSTHSIELISAIEPENIFFLDRHSDNSLEVLNPCYPAYATRILYDHSGYDYIILVEDDLAKEIVNRILRKYSLLSNKLVHVLPCGGYSNVIELAKEVISSNLVGKTSSISIILDGDVKTDAENYITKNEINNNIPLNYLPIESLEKYLKKNLCDNVDHKLFRTLNDFIFHQVSLTSIIENYTNTIQTGSDNNGKKLYKLIDNELKARNKSRNEIIEMIVDYLIANKPTEIDKIIEFLRKQFE; encoded by the coding sequence GTGAAAAGTTTTGAAAAGGAGAAGTTTTATACAATTTTAGAAACCAGAAATAGAAAAAATACTATGAGATTAAATATGCAGATTAGAAAAATAAAATCAATCGAAAGTCTTGATATAGATTTATCCATAGAAAAAGGACTTTATGCAATTACTGGACAAAATGGTTCTGGAAAAAGCACAGTGGTAACTTCTGCATCAAGTGTTTTTTTTAACCTACCAATGCACGACTATTTTGGCAAAACAGATGAAGATGCAAGCATTTCTTTTGCTCTAAATGGAGCAACAAGAGCTTGGACAAAAAAAGATGGAAAATGGCTTCAAGAAAGAAATGGTTTTATGGACATAAAAGGATTCTATGAAGGTAGTATAATTTTTGGAAATAGATTTAGAAACACCAACTTTGAATTACTTTCAAAATTAGACCAAATAAATGACAGCATTCTAGAAAATGGATCTGATTTTATTAGAGAAAATCTAGGAATCATTCTTCACAATAATAAAAATTTCTATGATAAACTTCTTAAATTAAATGGATTTAAAGTTAAGCAAACTGTAAAGGTAAATGGCGACATTTTTTATTATCAGAAAGGAATAAAGAGGGTAAGTCAATTTCATATGTCAACAGGTGAAAATTTATTAATTAGTGTTTTAAATTCAATTAATATACGTAACTCTGACAGAGCAAATCTTAGAAAGCCGTGTATTTTATTTCTTGATGAAATTGAATTAGCTCTACATCCATCATCATTAAAACGATTAGTGTTTTTCTTAAAAGAAATGTCAAATCAATATAATTATGCAATTTATTTTTCAACCCATTCAATTGAACTAATTAGTGCGATTGAACCTGAAAACATTTTCTTTTTAGATAGACATTCAGACAATTCTTTAGAGGTCTTAAATCCCTGTTATCCAGCATACGCAACAAGGATCTTATACGATCATTCGGGTTACGATTATATTATTTTAGTTGAGGATGATTTAGCAAAAGAAATTGTAAATAGAATTCTAAGAAAATATTCCTTGTTATCAAATAAACTGGTTCACGTATTACCTTGTGGTGGCTATTCTAATGTAATAGAATTAGCAAAAGAAGTGATAAGTAGTAATTTAGTTGGTAAAACTTCAAGTATTTCAATTATTCTTGATGGTGATGTAAAAACAGACGCAGAAAATTATATTACAAAAAATGAAATTAATAATAATATACCTTTAAATTATTTACCAATTGAAAGCCTTGAAAAATACTTAAAGAAAAATCTATGCGATAATGTTGATCATAAACTCTTTAGAACATTAAATGATTTCATTTTCCATCAAGTTAGTTTAACTTCAATAATTGAAAACTACACAAATACAATACAAACCGGAAGTGATAATAATGGGAAAAAACTTTATAAATTAATTGACAATGAATTAAAAGCTAGAAATAAAAGCAGGAACGAAATAATAGAAATGATAGTTGACTATTTAATAGCAAATAAACCTACAGAAATTGACAAAATTATTGAATTCTTAAGAAAACAATTTGAATGA
- a CDS encoding RDD family protein codes for MTEQTAELTFIKSSRKRRIVAFLIDHSVMSFLIVSIVFTALGSNFMDENNPVKMVTTMFFVMVPGLILYFAKDSFKGISPGKWIMGIMVRDDNNQNEIPSFGRLYLRNLFLIIWPVEFIVLATSDQKKRLGDKVTKTIVVKNPNKPKQLPRILALVTLGVIFFVFVFLFAGNAMKNSDAYKVSINEIEKMKKL; via the coding sequence ATGACAGAACAAACGGCAGAATTGACATTTATAAAATCAAGTAGAAAAAGGCGAATTGTAGCTTTCCTAATCGACCATTCCGTAATGTCATTTTTAATAGTTTCAATTGTATTTACTGCACTTGGATCAAATTTCATGGACGAAAACAATCCAGTAAAAATGGTAACAACAATGTTCTTTGTGATGGTACCTGGTTTGATTTTATATTTTGCAAAAGACAGCTTTAAAGGAATTAGTCCTGGTAAATGGATCATGGGAATTATGGTTCGTGATGACAACAATCAAAACGAAATTCCTTCATTTGGTCGTTTATATTTACGAAACTTATTCCTTATCATCTGGCCAGTTGAATTTATTGTTTTAGCGACAAGTGACCAGAAAAAAAGACTTGGCGATAAAGTAACTAAAACAATTGTTGTAAAAAACCCAAATAAACCCAAACAACTTCCTCGAATTTTAGCTTTAGTTACTCTTGGAGTTATATTTTTTGTGTTTGTATTTTTATTCGCAGGAAATGCAATGAAAAACTCAGATGCGTATAAAGTTTCAATAAATGAAATAGAAAAAATGAAGAAATTATAA
- a CDS encoding helix-turn-helix domain-containing protein: protein MTHTNSNQKIHQGRNIKRFREMLGIKQEVLAFELGEDWNQKKISLLEQKEAIETSILQQVSQILKIPVEAIENFDEEQAINIIASNFHGDAVAYAENYKCTINPIEKIIELHEEKIVLYERMLKEKDEMMLRLEKLIQNK from the coding sequence ATGACGCACACAAATAGCAATCAAAAAATACACCAAGGCAGAAATATAAAACGTTTCCGTGAAATGTTAGGAATAAAGCAAGAAGTACTTGCATTTGAACTTGGCGAAGACTGGAACCAAAAGAAAATATCTCTACTAGAACAAAAAGAAGCTATAGAAACTAGCATATTACAACAAGTATCTCAAATACTTAAAATACCTGTAGAAGCTATTGAAAACTTTGACGAAGAACAAGCCATAAATATTATAGCTAGTAATTTTCATGGTGATGCAGTTGCATATGCAGAAAACTACAAATGTACAATCAATCCAATCGAAAAAATCATCGAACTTCATGAAGAGAAAATCGTCCTTTATGAGCGTATGCTTAAAGAAAAAGACGAAATGATGTTGAGGTTAGAGAAGTTGATTCAAAACAAATAG
- a CDS encoding tautomerase family protein has protein sequence MPAILIEVRKDYNEEEGTRIIDAVHSAMVTAFQIPPEDKTVRLLVHPPHRFAVSPTKTQPELYTLISIDAFSGRSIDAKRKLFSEIAKNLSELGIPKDHILIVVRDSKKESWGVQEGQSGHDVDLGFKVEV, from the coding sequence ATGCCAGCAATTTTAATAGAAGTTAGAAAAGACTATAACGAAGAAGAAGGCACTAGAATTATCGATGCAGTTCATTCAGCAATGGTAACCGCTTTTCAAATCCCACCCGAAGATAAAACCGTTCGGCTTTTGGTTCATCCGCCGCATCGTTTTGCAGTTTCACCAACTAAAACGCAACCTGAATTATACACTTTAATCAGTATTGATGCCTTTTCGGGGCGTTCAATTGATGCGAAAAGGAAATTATTTAGTGAAATCGCTAAAAATTTATCTGAATTAGGCATCCCTAAAGACCATATTTTAATTGTTGTTAGAGATAGCAAAAAAGAAAGTTGGGGTGTTCAAGAAGGTCAATCAGGACATGATGTTGATTTAGGATTTAAGGTTGAAGTTTAA